One Nocardioidaceae bacterium SCSIO 66511 genomic window carries:
- the dnaN gene encoding DNA polymerase III subunit beta has translation MKFRIDRDTLADAVAWTARTLPNRPSVPVLAGLLIQTDDDGLSLSGFDYETSARVRLPAEVADEGTALVSGRLLADICKSLPDKPVDLAMDGAKVGVTCGSTRFSLQTMPVEDYPSLPSMPTASGKINANEFATAVHQAVAAAGRDDMLPLLTGVRMEIEGSKIALMATDRFRASLRELDWFPDDTSASAQALVPARVLAETAKALAAGDDVTIAISSEGDGEGLIGFEGVAGNGTRSTTTRLLEGEFPRVRQLFQAESATVAYVSTATLTDAVKRVSLVAERNTPVRLSFSAGQLVLEAGSGEDAQASETIEASVDGDDISIGFNPQYLLDGLSVMGEPVVHMAFTQHTRPASIAGVSEVGADPDLAFRYLIMPVRLQS, from the coding sequence GTGAAGTTCCGTATCGATCGCGACACGTTGGCAGACGCCGTCGCCTGGACCGCGCGTACTCTCCCCAATCGCCCGAGCGTCCCCGTACTTGCCGGCCTGTTGATCCAGACCGACGACGATGGGCTCTCGCTCTCCGGCTTCGACTACGAGACCTCTGCGCGAGTACGGCTGCCGGCCGAGGTTGCAGACGAAGGCACGGCACTCGTCTCGGGTCGGCTCCTCGCCGACATCTGCAAGAGCCTCCCGGATAAACCCGTCGATCTGGCCATGGACGGCGCCAAGGTCGGCGTCACCTGCGGCAGCACCAGGTTCAGCCTGCAGACAATGCCGGTCGAGGACTACCCGAGCCTGCCGAGCATGCCCACTGCTTCGGGCAAGATCAACGCCAACGAGTTCGCAACCGCCGTCCACCAGGCCGTCGCGGCCGCGGGTCGCGACGACATGCTTCCCCTGCTCACGGGCGTACGCATGGAGATCGAGGGATCCAAGATCGCCCTGATGGCGACCGACCGATTCCGCGCCAGCCTTCGAGAGCTCGACTGGTTCCCCGACGACACGTCCGCATCTGCCCAAGCTCTGGTACCGGCCCGGGTGCTCGCCGAGACCGCGAAGGCGCTCGCCGCGGGCGACGACGTGACGATCGCGATCTCGTCCGAAGGTGACGGCGAAGGACTCATCGGTTTCGAAGGCGTCGCCGGCAACGGCACCCGCAGCACGACCACCCGCCTGCTCGAAGGCGAGTTCCCACGCGTACGTCAGCTATTCCAAGCCGAGTCGGCAACTGTCGCGTACGTTTCGACGGCCACCCTGACCGACGCCGTCAAGCGCGTATCGCTGGTGGCGGAGCGCAACACGCCGGTTCGGCTGTCGTTCTCGGCAGGTCAACTCGTCCTGGAAGCCGGCAGCGGCGAGGATGCACAGGCCTCCGAGACGATTGAAGCGTCGGTCGACGGTGACGACATCTCGATCGGCTTCAACCCGCAGTACCTCCTCGACGGGCTGAGTGTGATGGGCGAACCGGTCGTACACATGGCCTTCACCCAACACACCCGTCCGGCGTCGATCGCCGGCGTGTCCGAAGTGGGGGCCGATCCGGATCTCGCCTTCCGCTACCTCATCATGCCCGTACGCTTGCAGAGCTGA
- the gnd gene encoding decarboxylating 6-phosphogluconate dehydrogenase, whose translation MHLGLIGLGKMGGNMRERLRSRGVTVTGYDRDPDLSDAGSVAELVGALPSPRVVWVMVPAGDATRATIDELGQLLSEGDVVVDGGNSRWTDDRLHADSLQDKGIGYVDCGVSGGVWGLENGYALMCGGDADDVAKVQPAFDALRPEGDDGVGFVHAGPVGAGHFSKMVHNGIEYGVMQAYAEGYELLEKADMVENVTDVLNSWRTGTVVRSWLLDLLVQALKEDPGLAAIAGWADDSGEGRWTVEAAIDHAVPMPAISAALFARFASRQDDPPAMKAVAAMRNQFGGHAVKAGAPPTQTS comes from the coding sequence ATGCACCTTGGACTCATCGGTCTCGGCAAGATGGGCGGAAACATGCGCGAGCGGCTACGTAGCCGCGGCGTCACCGTCACCGGCTACGACCGCGATCCCGACCTCAGTGACGCGGGCTCAGTAGCCGAACTCGTCGGTGCTCTCCCGTCACCACGCGTCGTGTGGGTCATGGTGCCCGCCGGCGACGCTACCCGCGCGACGATCGACGAGCTCGGCCAACTGCTCAGTGAAGGCGATGTCGTCGTCGACGGCGGCAACTCACGCTGGACCGACGACCGGCTGCATGCGGACTCACTCCAGGACAAGGGCATCGGCTACGTCGACTGCGGTGTCAGCGGTGGCGTCTGGGGTCTCGAGAACGGTTACGCGCTGATGTGCGGCGGTGATGCCGACGACGTCGCCAAGGTCCAGCCGGCATTCGACGCGCTACGTCCCGAAGGCGACGACGGCGTCGGCTTCGTACACGCCGGGCCCGTTGGCGCCGGACATTTCTCGAAGATGGTGCACAACGGCATCGAGTACGGCGTGATGCAGGCGTACGCCGAGGGCTACGAGCTGCTCGAGAAGGCCGATATGGTCGAGAACGTCACCGACGTGCTCAACTCTTGGCGCACGGGCACGGTCGTACGCTCCTGGCTGCTCGACCTGTTGGTGCAGGCGTTGAAGGAAGATCCGGGCTTGGCCGCAATCGCGGGCTGGGCCGACGACTCCGGCGAGGGGCGCTGGACGGTCGAGGCCGCGATCGACCACGCCGTGCCGATGCCGGCCATCTCGGCTGCGCTGTTTGCGCGGTTCGCCTCGCGACAGGACGACCCGCCGGCGATGAAGGCGGTGGCCGCAATGCGCAACCAGTTCGGGGGCCACGCGGTGAAGGCCGGCGCGCCGCCGACGCAGACGAGCTAG
- the recF gene encoding DNA replication/repair protein RecF, whose translation MHVAALGLYDFRSYASLDLDLQPGPVSFVGPNGQGKTNIVEAVDYLATLSSHRVASEAPLVRAGAEQAVVRAAVVRDERTALLEVELNPGRSNRARVNRSPLPRARELVGLLRTVLFSPEDLALIKGDPSDRRRFVDALLITRSPRLAGVRADYDRILRQRNTLLKTAGAARRSGGQEGALATLDAWDAQLAQAGGELLAARLELLSALRPYIADAYAKVAADAAPDRLDASGEYKPSFELPENLDRDTLTEALAAAVVDRRREELDRGVSLVGPHRDDVTLMLGSLPAKGYASHGESWSFALACKLAAYHLLRDEGDDPILILDDVFAELDQGRRDRLAKLVEEAEQVMITAAVPDDVPAGLRGARFDLRDGSVTRA comes from the coding sequence TTGCACGTCGCCGCACTCGGGCTGTACGACTTCCGTTCGTACGCCTCGCTCGACCTCGACCTCCAACCCGGACCCGTTTCGTTCGTCGGCCCCAACGGGCAGGGCAAGACCAACATCGTCGAGGCAGTCGACTACCTCGCCACCCTGAGCTCGCATCGGGTCGCCTCGGAGGCCCCACTCGTACGCGCCGGTGCCGAGCAGGCCGTCGTACGCGCAGCCGTCGTGCGTGACGAGCGCACCGCACTGCTCGAGGTCGAGCTCAACCCGGGTCGGTCGAACCGTGCCCGGGTCAACAGATCGCCGCTCCCCCGCGCCCGCGAGCTGGTCGGTCTGCTGCGAACCGTCCTGTTCTCACCAGAAGACCTGGCGCTTATCAAGGGCGATCCGTCCGACCGTCGCCGTTTCGTCGACGCGTTGCTGATCACCCGCTCTCCACGGCTGGCGGGCGTACGCGCGGACTACGACCGGATCCTCCGCCAGCGCAACACTCTGCTCAAGACCGCGGGCGCCGCTCGCCGCTCCGGTGGTCAGGAGGGGGCGCTCGCCACCCTGGACGCATGGGACGCGCAGCTTGCCCAGGCCGGTGGCGAGCTACTGGCGGCGCGACTCGAATTACTCAGCGCATTGCGGCCGTACATCGCCGACGCGTACGCGAAGGTCGCTGCCGACGCCGCGCCAGACCGCCTCGATGCCTCGGGTGAGTACAAACCGTCGTTCGAACTGCCCGAGAACCTCGATCGCGACACGTTGACCGAGGCCCTTGCCGCGGCCGTGGTCGACCGGCGCCGAGAAGAGCTCGACCGGGGCGTCTCGTTGGTCGGCCCACACCGCGATGACGTGACCCTGATGCTCGGATCCCTGCCGGCCAAGGGATATGCGAGTCACGGCGAGTCGTGGTCGTTCGCTCTGGCGTGCAAGCTGGCGGCGTACCACCTGTTGCGCGACGAGGGCGATGATCCGATCCTGATACTCGACGACGTTTTCGCCGAGCTCGATCAGGGCCGACGAGACCGACTCGCGAAACTGGTCGAGGAGGCCGAGCAGGTCATGATCACCGCGGCTGTTCCCGATGATGTCCCAGCGGGTCTTCGCGGAGCCCGCTTCGACCTTCGCGACGGGTCGGTCACTCGTGCCTGA
- a CDS encoding DciA family protein, protein MSRLVSEYGWETDVAVHGVFGRWSTIVGSEVAQHCVPIRFDDGELVVQADATAWATQMRLLAPTVVRRLNEELGHGTVERIKVLGPQVPSWTKGLRRAPGGRGPRDTYG, encoded by the coding sequence ATGAGCAGGCTCGTCAGCGAGTACGGATGGGAGACCGATGTAGCGGTCCACGGCGTGTTCGGCCGCTGGTCGACGATCGTCGGTTCCGAGGTCGCGCAGCACTGTGTTCCGATTCGCTTCGATGACGGCGAGCTGGTCGTCCAGGCAGATGCAACGGCGTGGGCAACGCAGATGCGGTTGCTCGCACCGACGGTCGTACGTCGGCTCAACGAGGAGCTGGGACACGGCACCGTCGAGCGGATCAAGGTGCTCGGTCCGCAAGTGCCGTCGTGGACGAAGGGTCTTCGTCGTGCGCCAGGAGGACGCGGACCGCGCGATACGTACGGCTGA
- a CDS encoding phosphatase PAP2 family protein, which translates to MSTTTPPDRSASLMPSAPQEPTRVPNIAWSAVTFVAATAALVALVVYSQSTAAGQRRDQEAMETIDADTDTLQELLSWLGYISIGTTAVALVICIALALVRKRYAAAVGAALLVVGANLTTQFLKRVVIERSDFGYLEVPSLPSGHTTVVISVVLAALLIAPRGTRFAITFFGSILATLAGASTVVAGWHRPADVLAALLVSLAWGALVVLALSVRRAGMPAGGGSAHAFVSLVGAVAAGALLVFVGVRPNDGWTGFGDAAIMLGCLGFATAFTVGVFARLSASHSA; encoded by the coding sequence ATGTCCACGACGACCCCGCCGGACCGCAGTGCGTCCCTGATGCCGTCGGCACCTCAGGAGCCCACGCGCGTACCGAACATCGCGTGGTCGGCGGTCACCTTCGTCGCCGCGACGGCTGCTCTGGTCGCACTCGTCGTGTACTCACAGTCGACCGCCGCAGGACAGCGGCGCGACCAGGAGGCAATGGAGACGATCGACGCCGATACCGACACGCTACAAGAGCTCCTGTCGTGGCTCGGCTACATCTCCATCGGTACGACGGCGGTCGCGCTCGTCATCTGTATCGCGCTCGCGCTCGTACGAAAGCGCTACGCCGCGGCTGTAGGCGCGGCGCTGCTCGTCGTCGGGGCGAACCTCACGACGCAGTTCCTGAAGCGGGTCGTCATCGAGCGCTCCGACTTCGGCTACCTCGAGGTGCCGAGTCTGCCGAGCGGACACACGACGGTGGTCATCTCCGTCGTGCTCGCTGCGCTGCTGATCGCGCCGCGCGGCACTCGCTTCGCAATCACGTTCTTCGGTTCGATCCTGGCAACGCTTGCCGGCGCCTCCACCGTCGTCGCCGGCTGGCATCGTCCGGCAGACGTACTGGCGGCATTGCTCGTCTCGCTGGCGTGGGGTGCGCTCGTCGTACTCGCGTTGAGTGTTCGTCGGGCCGGGATGCCGGCGGGCGGCGGGTCTGCGCACGCCTTCGTGTCGCTGGTCGGAGCCGTGGCGGCAGGTGCACTCCTGGTGTTCGTCGGCGTACGCCCCAACGACGGCTGGACCGGATTCGGCGATGCGGCCATCATGCTGGGTTGCCTTGGCTTCGCAACTGCTTTCACCGTCGGGGTGTTCGCTCGGCTGTCGGCCAGTCACTCGGCGTAG